A genomic window from Candidatus Denitrolinea symbiosum includes:
- a CDS encoding cytochrome C biogenesis protein CcmH, producing MAKEATAPLVSPNERWKIFMHAFLFVAGFSLVFIVGWGGSVTLVGQVFGTYKREIAQLGGIVVIMFGLATLEVIRLPWFYADTRTQYSGQRGTYGGSALMGVFFAAGWSPCIGATLGAILTMGLSQQTVGQAMWLASGYSLGLGIPFLAMALGLERASGWIKRMRPYQKYFRIASGLFIIAIGVLLLTNTMSLIAIWAFKNGYFIESFATYAAAPTYFTAIIAGLLSFLSPCVLPLVPAYLGYLSGHTLQRA from the coding sequence ATGGCAAAGGAAGCAACTGCTCCGCTGGTCTCTCCGAACGAACGCTGGAAAATTTTCATGCACGCATTCCTCTTTGTGGCGGGATTCTCGCTTGTATTCATCGTCGGCTGGGGCGGTTCGGTGACGTTGGTCGGGCAGGTGTTTGGGACATATAAACGAGAGATTGCCCAACTCGGCGGGATCGTTGTCATCATGTTCGGACTGGCGACTCTCGAAGTAATTCGACTGCCCTGGTTTTACGCGGACACGCGGACTCAATACTCGGGTCAACGCGGGACATATGGCGGGTCGGCGCTGATGGGCGTTTTCTTCGCCGCGGGCTGGAGCCCCTGCATCGGCGCGACGCTCGGCGCGATCCTGACGATGGGATTGAGCCAGCAGACCGTCGGTCAGGCCATGTGGCTGGCGTCGGGATATTCGCTTGGATTGGGGATTCCGTTCCTTGCCATGGCGCTTGGATTGGAACGCGCTTCGGGCTGGATCAAGCGCATGAGGCCGTATCAGAAATATTTCCGAATTGCCAGCGGTCTGTTCATCATCGCGATCGGTGTGTTGTTGCTGACAAACACGATGAGCCTGATCGCGATCTGGGCGTTCAAGAACGGCTACTTCATCGAGTCCTTTGCCACGTACGCGGCCGCGCCGACATACTTCACCGCGATCATAGCAGGTCTGCTCTCGTTCCTCTCGCCGTGCGTGCTTCCGCTCGTTCCCGCCTATCTCGGCTATTTGAGCGGACATACCCTGCAACGCGCATAA
- a CDS encoding DNA-binding response regulator, NarL/FixJ family — protein sequence MPSSKQSKAKIRVLLADDHHIVRAGIRQLLESAQDIHVIAEAGDGEEAQSLIEKHKPDVAVLDIQMPKASGIEVTRWVRSHLPEVGVLILTAYDDEPYVMAVLQAGANGYVLKTAKTEELIQAVHEVFEGKSALDPAVTQKLMSNLFKRTDKTPVEPLTDRELDVLRLAAKGFTNKAIGVQLTISDRTVQGHLAHIFAKLQAASRTEAVMRGVSLGLISQSTGKILEEE from the coding sequence ATGCCGTCCTCAAAACAATCAAAAGCCAAAATCCGCGTTCTTCTGGCGGATGACCACCACATCGTCCGCGCGGGGATTCGTCAACTGCTGGAAAGCGCGCAGGATATCCACGTCATTGCCGAAGCGGGGGACGGGGAGGAGGCGCAGTCGCTCATCGAGAAACACAAGCCCGATGTGGCCGTGCTGGATATCCAAATGCCGAAAGCCAGCGGGATCGAAGTCACGCGCTGGGTGCGTTCGCACCTGCCCGAAGTGGGTGTGCTGATTCTCACCGCTTATGACGATGAACCCTACGTTATGGCTGTCTTGCAGGCGGGCGCGAACGGGTACGTCCTCAAGACCGCGAAGACCGAAGAATTGATCCAGGCTGTGCATGAAGTTTTCGAGGGCAAATCCGCGCTCGACCCCGCTGTGACGCAAAAACTGATGTCCAACCTGTTCAAGCGCACTGACAAGACTCCCGTCGAGCCGCTCACCGACCGCGAACTTGACGTTCTGCGCCTGGCCGCGAAGGGATTCACCAACAAGGCCATCGGCGTCCAGTTGACCATCAGCGACCGCACCGTGCAGGGACATCTCGCGCACATTTTCGCCAAACTACAAGCGGCCAGCCGCACCGAGGCCGTCATGCGCGGAGTCTCATTGGGGTTGATCTCGCAAAGCACTGGCAAGATTCTCGAAGAAGAATGA
- a CDS encoding sensor histidine kinase, which produces MRRILPGWRGLTQLFAVTVLPLTLLLLLIAFGGVNMHQQDMRALVGERDERAVQSSAAALQSELHHRMATITSMSVLASEDLSFEKIFATTNDLAKDFNGGIAFLDSDRRLLANTGNEQFWGWISQNGQGIILASALDREPVFSAPILDPNSQRLFVIISAYSTSRDAIVAGAFAPETLAAETLSTTYPSGSHVTIYLLDGSRRLLFVSGALAQDSLEPDHPGVAEALSGKSGVLYVKKESTEHVVAYSPIETAGWALITEEEWEMVVSPSLQLTQMAPLVLVPAFILALIALWFGANQIVQPLQKLETKAAALAWGDFDAIKESVGGISEVQHLQHELTEMSRKVQAAQEGLRDYIGAITSAQEEERLRLARDLHDDTIQSVIALKQRVQLAQKSVKDQPSRKTLAELESLSEQTIENLRRMTRALRPIYLEDLGLVTALEMLARETSQNSGIQIEFQKSGEEQRLSHEVELTLYRMAQEALSNVVRHSQARRADVHISFEKQGIELEVSDNGIGFDMPKSPTDFAAGGHFGLLGIRERAELIGARLEVESTSGRGSRLKVKV; this is translated from the coding sequence ATGAGACGTATTCTCCCAGGCTGGCGCGGCCTCACGCAACTGTTTGCAGTCACCGTCCTGCCGCTTACGCTTTTGCTGTTGCTGATCGCATTTGGCGGTGTCAACATGCACCAGCAGGATATGCGCGCCCTGGTCGGCGAGCGCGACGAACGCGCCGTGCAATCCTCCGCCGCCGCGCTCCAATCCGAGTTGCACCACCGCATGGCGACCATTACCAGTATGTCAGTCCTGGCGTCTGAAGACTTGTCCTTTGAAAAAATCTTCGCCACTACAAATGACCTTGCCAAAGACTTCAACGGGGGAATCGCCTTCCTCGATTCCGATAGACGCCTTCTTGCCAATACGGGCAACGAACAATTCTGGGGATGGATTTCTCAAAACGGGCAGGGAATTATCCTCGCCTCCGCCCTTGACCGCGAACCTGTTTTCTCCGCCCCGATCCTCGACCCCAACTCACAGCGACTCTTCGTCATCATCTCCGCCTATTCCACTTCGCGCGATGCCATTGTGGCAGGCGCATTCGCTCCCGAAACCCTTGCCGCCGAGACCCTCTCCACCACCTACCCATCGGGCAGTCATGTGACCATCTACCTGCTGGATGGTTCCCGCCGATTGCTTTTTGTGAGCGGCGCTCTCGCGCAAGACAGTTTGGAGCCCGATCATCCTGGCGTGGCGGAGGCGTTGTCTGGGAAAAGCGGAGTCCTGTATGTAAAAAAAGAATCCACGGAACACGTGGTTGCCTACAGTCCCATCGAAACGGCAGGCTGGGCATTGATCACGGAGGAGGAATGGGAAATGGTGGTCAGCCCATCCCTGCAATTGACGCAGATGGCGCCGCTTGTGCTTGTCCCCGCTTTCATCCTTGCATTGATCGCATTGTGGTTTGGCGCGAATCAAATTGTCCAACCGTTGCAAAAACTCGAGACCAAAGCCGCCGCATTGGCCTGGGGTGATTTCGATGCCATCAAAGAATCCGTCGGCGGGATCTCCGAAGTGCAACACCTTCAACATGAATTGACCGAGATGTCGCGCAAGGTGCAGGCCGCGCAGGAGGGACTGCGCGACTACATCGGCGCGATCACCTCGGCGCAGGAGGAGGAACGCCTGCGCCTGGCGCGCGACCTGCACGATGATACGATCCAGTCGGTGATCGCTCTGAAACAACGCGTACAGTTGGCGCAGAAATCGGTCAAAGACCAGCCTTCGCGGAAAACGCTGGCCGAGTTGGAATCGCTGTCCGAGCAGACCATCGAGAATCTGCGTCGCATGACGCGCGCCCTGCGTCCCATTTATCTGGAAGACCTCGGCCTCGTTACCGCGTTGGAAATGCTGGCGCGCGAGACCAGTCAGAACAGCGGAATCCAAATTGAATTCCAAAAATCGGGCGAAGAGCAACGCCTCTCGCATGAAGTGGAACTTACTCTCTACCGTATGGCGCAGGAAGCCTTGAGCAACGTTGTGCGTCATTCACAAGCCAGGCGCGCAGATGTGCATATCTCGTTTGAAAAGCAGGGGATCGAATTGGAAGTGAGCGACAACGGCATTGGATTCGACATGCCGAAATCTCCCACCGACTTTGCTGCGGGCGGTCACTTTGGCCTGCTGGGAATCCGCGAACGCGCCGAGTTGATCGGCGCGCGGCTGGAGGTGGAATCCACTTCGGGGAGGGGAAGCAGGCTCAAGGTCAAAGTGTGA